In Amycolatopsis sp. EV170708-02-1, the following are encoded in one genomic region:
- the fabG gene encoding 3-oxoacyl-ACP reductase FabG, which translates to MTEHPSRVAIVTGAGRGIGAAVAKRLASDGFAVGLLDLDEAGVKQGAEAIVAEGGKAVGVALDVNDAAQVEAAVTRVAEELGAPTVLINNAGITRDNLLFKMTEQDWDSVLGVHLKGSFLMTREVQKYQTQEKWGRIVNLSSTSALGNRGQVNYSAAKAGMQGFTKTLAIELGKFNVTANAIAPGFIATDMTAATAERLGMSFEDFKAAAASQIPVQRVGTPDDIANLASFLVSDGAGFISGQVIYVAGGPKD; encoded by the coding sequence GTGACCGAACACCCCTCCCGTGTAGCGATCGTCACCGGCGCCGGCCGCGGCATCGGGGCGGCCGTGGCCAAGCGGCTCGCTTCCGACGGATTCGCCGTCGGCCTGCTGGACCTCGACGAGGCCGGCGTCAAGCAGGGTGCAGAAGCGATCGTCGCCGAGGGCGGCAAGGCCGTCGGTGTCGCGCTGGACGTCAACGACGCCGCGCAGGTCGAAGCCGCGGTGACCCGGGTGGCCGAGGAGCTCGGCGCGCCGACCGTGCTGATCAACAACGCCGGTATCACCCGCGACAACCTGCTGTTCAAGATGACCGAACAGGACTGGGACTCGGTGCTGGGCGTGCACCTGAAGGGCTCGTTCCTGATGACCCGCGAGGTGCAGAAGTACCAGACGCAGGAGAAGTGGGGCCGCATCGTCAACCTGTCCAGCACCTCGGCGCTGGGCAACCGCGGCCAGGTCAACTACTCCGCCGCCAAGGCGGGTATGCAGGGCTTCACCAAGACCCTCGCGATCGAACTGGGCAAGTTCAACGTCACCGCGAACGCCATCGCCCCCGGGTTCATCGCCACCGACATGACCGCGGCGACCGCCGAGCGGCTCGGCATGTCGTTCGAGGACTTCAAGGCGGCGGCCGCGTCGCAGATCCCGGTGCAGCGCGTCGGCACCCCCGACGACATCGCCAACCTCGCGTCGTTCCTGGTGAGCGACGGCGCCGGATTCATCTCCGGCCAGGTCATCTACGTCGCCGGCGGACCGAAGGACTGA
- a CDS encoding MaoC family dehydratase, with protein sequence MRAFASLQEFENAVGEHFGYSDWLTLTQERVNLFADATDDHQWIHVDVEKAAQGPFGAPIAHGFLTLSLISGFVGKLYRVDGLKMGINYGLNKVRFPQPVKVGAKIRAGAELVEVTDVAGGKQAVVRWTIEIDGEPKPACVAEMVVRLIA encoded by the coding sequence ATGCGCGCATTCGCCTCCCTGCAGGAGTTCGAGAACGCCGTCGGTGAGCATTTCGGCTACAGCGACTGGCTGACCCTCACCCAGGAACGGGTGAACCTGTTCGCCGACGCCACCGACGATCACCAGTGGATCCACGTCGACGTCGAGAAGGCCGCCCAAGGCCCGTTCGGGGCGCCGATCGCCCACGGCTTCCTGACGCTGTCGCTCATTTCGGGTTTCGTCGGCAAGCTCTACCGGGTCGACGGGCTCAAGATGGGCATCAACTACGGCCTGAACAAGGTCCGGTTCCCCCAGCCGGTCAAGGTCGGCGCGAAGATCCGGGCGGGTGCCGAACTGGTCGAGGTCACCGACGTCGCCGGCGGCAAACAGGCCGTCGTCCGGTGGACGATCGAGATCGACGGCGAGCCCAAACCGGCGTGCGTCGCGGAGATGGTCGTCCGGCTGATCGCCTGA
- a CDS encoding phosphotransferase family protein produces the protein MNQSDLPGLDLARLKAHLDEHRPGLVQGDLSGQVVEGGRSNLTYIVGDGRSRWVVRRPPLGHVLPTAHDMGREYRVISGLHGTAVPVPETVLLCEDTDVIGSRFYVMEFVEGTPFRSDTELAALGPARTKAIAEELVDTLVALHAVEPESVGLGDFGRPEGFLERQLRRWKKQLDGNRSRDLPGVDELHDRLASSVPESGKPSIVHGDYRLDNVLVNADDRITAVLDWEMSTLGDPLTDLALLVAYAERDKVSLQFVSNASSAPGYPRNDEVIARYAERSGRDVSRLNWYVSFAFFKLAVILEGIHLRYSKGQTVGAGFDGIGSGVVPLIAHGNETLKEEG, from the coding sequence ATGAACCAGTCCGACCTGCCGGGCCTCGACCTGGCCAGGCTCAAGGCCCATCTGGACGAGCACCGGCCGGGTCTCGTCCAGGGCGACCTGAGCGGCCAGGTCGTGGAAGGGGGCCGGTCGAACCTCACCTACATCGTGGGCGACGGCCGGTCCCGCTGGGTGGTCCGCCGCCCGCCGCTGGGCCACGTCCTGCCGACGGCGCACGACATGGGCCGCGAGTACCGGGTGATCTCCGGCCTGCACGGCACGGCCGTCCCGGTGCCGGAAACCGTGCTGTTGTGCGAAGACACCGACGTCATCGGCTCGCGGTTCTACGTGATGGAGTTCGTGGAGGGCACGCCCTTCCGCTCCGACACCGAACTCGCCGCGCTCGGCCCCGCCCGGACCAAGGCGATCGCGGAGGAACTGGTCGACACCCTGGTCGCCCTGCACGCCGTCGAGCCGGAATCGGTGGGGCTGGGCGATTTCGGCCGCCCCGAGGGCTTCCTCGAACGCCAGCTGCGGCGCTGGAAGAAGCAGCTCGACGGCAACCGCAGCCGCGACCTCCCCGGCGTCGACGAACTGCACGACCGGCTCGCCTCGTCGGTGCCCGAGTCAGGGAAGCCGTCGATCGTCCACGGTGACTACCGGCTGGACAACGTGCTGGTGAACGCCGACGACCGGATCACCGCGGTGCTGGACTGGGAGATGTCCACCCTCGGCGACCCGCTGACCGACCTCGCGCTGCTGGTGGCCTACGCCGAACGCGACAAGGTCTCCTTGCAGTTCGTGTCCAATGCCAGCTCGGCGCCGGGTTATCCGCGCAACGACGAGGTCATCGCGCGGTACGCCGAGCGCTCCGGCCGCGACGTCTCCCGGCTCAACTGGTACGTGAGCTTCGCGTTCTTCAAACTCGCGGTGATCCTGGAAGGCATCCACCTCCGCTACAGCAAGGGGCAGACCGTCGGCGCCGGGTTCGACGGCATCGGCTCGGGCGTGGTCCCGTTGATCGCGCACGGCAACGAGACTCTCAAGGAAGAGGGATAG
- a CDS encoding acyl-CoA dehydrogenase family protein produces MDFAFDAKTEELRGKLLEFMDSHIYPAEAVFERQLAERDNEWSQPPIVEELKAEARKRGLWNFFLPGDHGAGLTNLQYAPLAEITGRSLRLAPTAVNCAAPDTGNMEVLTMFGTEQQKKQWLQPLLDGEIRSAFAMTEPDVASSDARNIATSIRRDGDEYVINGRKWYISGAMNPNCKIFIVMGKTDPDGPAHKQQSMILVPRDTPGMTVKRGMHVFGYTDGDHGGHAEVLFEDVRVPAENLIAGEGDGFAIAQARLGPGRIHHCMRAIGMAERALELMCRRALSRETFGKPIAEQGVVQDWIAEARVKIEQQRLLVLKTAWLMDTVGNQGAHTEIQAIKISTPITVEWILDKAVQLFGAGGVSQDFPVAEMWAQVRTLRLADGPDEVHKRSLAHRELKKYRGEASK; encoded by the coding sequence ATGGACTTCGCCTTCGACGCGAAAACCGAGGAACTGCGGGGAAAGCTCCTCGAGTTCATGGATTCGCACATCTATCCGGCCGAGGCCGTCTTCGAGCGGCAGCTGGCCGAGCGCGACAATGAATGGTCGCAACCGCCGATCGTCGAGGAACTCAAGGCCGAGGCCCGCAAACGCGGGCTGTGGAACTTCTTCCTCCCCGGCGACCACGGCGCGGGGCTGACGAACCTGCAGTACGCGCCGCTGGCCGAGATCACCGGCCGCAGCCTCCGGCTCGCGCCGACCGCGGTGAACTGCGCGGCGCCGGACACCGGGAACATGGAAGTGCTCACCATGTTCGGCACCGAGCAGCAGAAGAAGCAGTGGCTGCAACCGTTGCTGGACGGCGAGATCCGGTCCGCGTTCGCGATGACCGAGCCCGACGTCGCCTCCTCCGACGCGCGCAACATCGCCACCAGCATCCGGCGTGACGGCGACGAGTACGTCATCAACGGCCGCAAGTGGTACATCTCCGGCGCGATGAACCCGAACTGCAAGATCTTCATCGTGATGGGCAAAACCGATCCGGACGGGCCCGCCCACAAGCAGCAGAGCATGATCCTGGTCCCCCGCGACACCCCCGGCATGACCGTGAAACGCGGTATGCACGTGTTCGGCTACACCGACGGGGACCACGGCGGCCACGCCGAAGTGCTCTTCGAGGACGTCCGCGTGCCGGCGGAGAACCTCATCGCCGGCGAGGGCGACGGATTCGCCATCGCGCAGGCACGCCTCGGGCCGGGCCGGATCCACCACTGCATGCGCGCCATCGGCATGGCCGAACGTGCGCTGGAACTGATGTGCCGCCGTGCGCTCTCGCGCGAGACCTTCGGCAAGCCGATCGCCGAACAGGGCGTGGTGCAGGACTGGATCGCCGAAGCGCGGGTCAAGATCGAGCAGCAGCGGCTGCTGGTGCTCAAAACCGCGTGGCTGATGGACACCGTCGGCAACCAGGGCGCGCACACCGAGATCCAGGCGATCAAGATCTCCACGCCGATCACCGTCGAGTGGATCCTCGACAAGGCGGTGCAGCTGTTCGGCGCGGGCGGGGTCAGCCAGGACTTCCCGGTCGCCGAGATGTGGGCGCAGGTGCGGACGCTGCGCCTGGCCGACGGCCCGGACGAGGTGCACAAGCGCTCGCTGGCGCACCGCGAGCTGAAGAAGTACCGCGGGGAGGCCTCGAAGTGA